In Bradyrhizobium erythrophlei, a single genomic region encodes these proteins:
- a CDS encoding ABC transporter substrate-binding protein, with amino-acid sequence MRTKLLSAAVAACALLVAAPALAQGVKIGILNDQSGVYADYGGKYSFEAAKMAIEDFGGEVLGQKVEIISADHQNKPDLATSIARRWYEVENVDMITELTTSSVALAVQDLSKEKKKIDIVVGAATSRITGDACTPYGFHWSFDTHALAVGTGGALVKAGGDTWFFMTADYAFGYSLEKDTSEIVKENGGKVVGSVRIPLNSSDFSSFLLQAQSSKAKVIGLANAGLDTTNSIKQAAEFGIVKSGQKLAGLLMTLAEVHGLGLEAAQGLVLTEAFYWDQNDKTRAFSERFFKRTGRMPSMIHAGTYSSTLQYLKAVKAAGTKDSDAVVKKLKELPVDDAFAQGKVLENGRFVHDLYLFEVKKPSESKKPWDYYKQLAVVPGDKAFPAAKDSGCPLTK; translated from the coding sequence ATGCGAACGAAGTTATTGTCAGCGGCCGTTGCGGCGTGCGCTTTGTTGGTTGCAGCGCCTGCGCTCGCGCAAGGCGTCAAGATCGGCATCCTGAACGATCAATCCGGCGTCTATGCCGACTACGGCGGCAAATATTCGTTCGAAGCCGCCAAGATGGCGATCGAGGATTTTGGCGGCGAGGTGCTGGGCCAGAAGGTCGAGATTATCTCGGCCGACCATCAGAACAAGCCGGACCTCGCCACCAGCATCGCACGGCGATGGTACGAGGTCGAAAACGTCGACATGATCACGGAGCTCACGACCTCGTCGGTCGCGCTCGCGGTGCAGGATCTTTCCAAGGAAAAGAAGAAGATCGACATCGTGGTGGGAGCTGCGACCTCGCGCATCACCGGTGATGCCTGCACGCCGTACGGTTTCCACTGGTCGTTCGATACGCACGCGCTCGCGGTCGGCACCGGCGGCGCGCTGGTCAAGGCAGGCGGCGACACCTGGTTTTTCATGACTGCCGACTATGCGTTCGGTTATTCGCTGGAAAAAGACACCAGCGAGATCGTCAAGGAAAACGGCGGCAAGGTTGTGGGCTCGGTCCGCATTCCCTTGAATTCGTCGGATTTCTCATCCTTCCTGCTTCAGGCGCAGAGCTCGAAGGCCAAGGTCATCGGGCTAGCCAATGCCGGCCTCGACACCACCAACTCGATCAAGCAGGCGGCCGAATTCGGTATCGTCAAGAGCGGTCAGAAACTTGCGGGACTGCTGATGACGCTGGCGGAAGTTCACGGTCTCGGGCTTGAGGCAGCCCAGGGCCTCGTGCTCACGGAAGCGTTTTACTGGGACCAGAACGACAAGACCCGCGCATTCTCCGAGCGCTTCTTCAAGCGCACGGGTCGCATGCCCAGCATGATCCACGCCGGTACCTATTCTTCGACGCTGCAATATCTGAAGGCGGTGAAAGCGGCCGGCACCAAGGACTCGGATGCGGTAGTCAAGAAGCTGAAGGAGCTGCCGGTCGACGACGCGTTTGCGCAAGGCAAGGTGCTCGAGAATGGCCGCTTCGTGCACGACCTTTATCTGTTCGAAGTCAAGAAGCCTTCCGAGTCCAAGAAGCCCTGGGACTATTACAAGCAGCTTGCCGTCGTTCCTGGTGACAAGGCCTTCCCGGCCGCCAAGGACAGCGGCTGCCCGCTGACGAAGTAA